In the genome of Polaromonas vacuolata, the window GCCTTTTCCGGGCGAGGTGCTGTAGCGCGAGTCTGAGGGGGAGGCGGTGGTGGTGACCATGCAAACAATCTAAAAGGTGGCAAACGATAGGTGTAAACGACTAATTTTCCTCGGTTAATGAGATCCCAAGGTAATCACAAAACACTAGTTGTTCTCGCAACTTACTTAAAGCGAAACAAATAACACAATTTTATCTTTTTAGAGTTTGACCGTTGGCGCTAATTTGAAATTAACGCTAGGTTTTTAAGGAATTGAATCCAATAAACACAATTAAGCGTATCCAAATTTCTTCTTGTTTCTTGTTGAGAAACTCGTTGTTTTAGGCGTTTAGACGTAGGACTTACTCATAAAGGTGTAACCAAACGGTGAGGTGTTTATGGCGTTTGGCCAAACGCATATGCCTTATGAAGCAGGAATGTCAGCACGGGTCCCAACAACATAACCAGAGCTAAGCCCACGAGATAGTGCCAACCCATGGCTTGCGCAAGTGCAGCAAAAAATACGGTGAGTGCCAAGCTCAGCAAAGATACCAAGAGAAACCGCCAGTAAAGAAACAGACTTGGACGTCTCTTGTAGGTAAAGAAAGAATTGGCGAAAAAAGAAAATGTATTGGCCAGACCAAAGCCAATAATATTTGCCGGTATGGATGTAGTGAGGGCTTTTTCCATCAGGCTGATAACCGTCACAGAATGTAGCAAGGTATTGGCAATACCGATCACGCCAAATATTAAGGGTTCGCGATAAGCCGGTGAAAGTTTATTAAAAAAATTAATCATCAATCGGATGCTCTTGTCTAACGACATAAACCGGACGCCGTTTGACTTCGCTGTAGATGCGGCCAATATATTCTCCCAAGACGCCAATGCCAATCAATTGAACGCCACCGAAGAACAAAACTGCCACCATTAAGGAGGCATAGCCAGGCACATCGACGCCATAGACCAGCGTCTTGATGATGATGATTGATGCGTAGAGCAGTGCGATAGCCGACGAAAAAACACCTAAATAAGTCCAAATACGTAAAGGCGCGGTACTAAAACTGGTGATGCCTTCCAGTGCAAAATTCCACAGTTTCCAAAAATTAAAACTAGAGGCACCTTGAAGTCGTGGCTCAACGTCGTAGTCAATCGTCACGCTACGAAAACCTACCCAAGCAAACAAGCCCTTCATGAATCTTCTGCTCTCAGGTAACTGCTTTAGGATGACGACTACTTTTCTATCCAAAAGACGAAAGTCACCCACGTTGGGTGGAATATCTATATCTGAAATTAGGTTGTGAATTTGGTAGAAAAAATTTGCCGACAGCTTTTGTATGCGGCCATCTGTTGCACGGCTTTTGCGTCTAGCCAATACGACCTCAGCACCCTCACGCCACTTGGTCAGCATTTCTATGATTAATTCGGGGGGGTGCTGTAAGTCTGTATCAATCGGAATAACGGCGTCACCACTCGCACGTTCAAGGCCGGCGGTTAATGCCGCTTCTTTGCCAAAGTTTCTAGAAAAATCAACTATATGCACATAGCCATAGTGTTCGCGCGCATCTATCAATGCGTCTAAGGTTGCGTCACGACTTCCGTCGTTGATGGCAATTATTTCAAAACGGTAATCGGGTAACTTGGAGAAAACTGCGGCTACGCGTTCAAAAAATATTTTTGTGCCAGCTGCTTCGTTATAAAACGGAGCTATCAAAGAAACAAGTGTCGTCACGTTTTCACTCCATTTGCTATAAGAGTAAAAAGTTTTTTAATAGATGACGCATTAGTTTTTACATACGAATTAATCGGCGTGTTTTTTAATTGAACTCTAATATTTTTCATACTCTTTAAGCAAAACGATAAAAAATAAAGCTGGAGACATTACTGATGAATAAAGAGTTTGAATTTGATGGTATCAATTTAAAAGTCCAGCTGGTAGTACAAAGCGGCCGTCAAGTTCAATGACCTTGGAACGGTAATTCAGTGGAACATATTTCAACCCAGCAATCTCTGGGAAAACATAAAGTGTTTTTGGATCGTAATGTCCGTCTGCAAGTCGGTTAGCTTCACCTTCTATGTAAGTTTCTGTGCTGGCTGTACTGGTTCGGGCTAGATGCGCTGCATTAGTCGCTAAGTGGTGGTGTGCAGCAAGATTGGCGAAGGGGATATAAATTTTCTCCATAGGAGGATGGGGAGGAATTACGATGAGGCGCTTTGCTGCACTGGCTAATTGCGCCCATTGTTGATCCTTCAGTGGTGTCTGCCACGCCATGCGCTGGCTCATTAAACCATTGAGCTCATGGTATTTTTTGCTTTGGTCTGTAAATTGAAGTAGTAGCCCTGCACCAATAACAACGAGTGCTGCGCGGTAAGGGAGCTTGCGAATGAGAATCGCGATGATGACAAAATTAAGCAGGTAAAACAGTGGCCAGCCTAAGCGACCACTAGCGCGGAAAATTGAAAGAATTTTGATCAGAAATTGAGGCAATGGAAAAGTAACCAGATGGATGTTGCCAAGCATGACTTTGTTAGATAAGGCAAGAATCCAAAATAGTGTCACAACAACTATCAGTGGCCAATATTTTTTCAACAGAGGCTTTAAAGTCGGTTCAACTGCTGATAGTTGGAGTGCAAAGGCAACTGCAGCGAGCACAATCATTCCTGCGCCTAAATACAGAAATCCTTCGTACTGCCCAAAGGGATTGAAATCCTCATTAAATGTATTTTGCGTAAGGAAACGAGAGGCGCTGAAAATGGGGTCAAACAGGGAGAGGATGTTCATGGAGAAGTAGCCGTAGCCTTCGGCCGCCAGTCCGCCTTGACCGCTAAAAGATCCTGCGGACCAAAGTAGTCCTATTACTACAGCAAATATGCCGGTGGTTTCGCGTAGTAATTGCATCAGTGTTTTGTCGCGCTTGACTTGCAATGCGCTAACAGCACTTGCAGCGAGTAGTCCTAACACCATTAATAATAGGTAAGGATGGCTAAGTGCCGCTATAGCACTCCAAGTGAGCCAGCGTGGCCAGCTCCAACCACGCAAATAGGTATCAATCCCCGCTATTAGCAGCCAATGCGCCATAAGTGATTCATGTCCATGGCCGCGAAAAAGTAAAGGCGGACTCAGAATAAAGAATCCTGCGCCCATCAGGCGCAGCCATGTTCGGTCTGTCAGCGTGGCGAGCAGCCGCAAACCAAAAAACCCAATCAGTACATAACAGGCCAGCATCCATGCGCCGAAATACTGAAACGTATTTGGCAGCCATGTTGAGAAGGGTTTGAGCAGCAGGGCTAGTAGTGGAATGGCGTCGGTGAAAGCCAAAGCGGTCCCGTCTGGTATGCCAAGACCTAAAATGCGACCGGGTGGAAACTGCCAAGATTCATTGCGAAAGAATTGCCAGCCAAGGTAGTGTTGTGCCGGGTCGCCAGACAACATCCATGCGGTGGCTTTGGGATCGAGAATTTGCCAGCCGAACACATAAAGAAAAAAAAGCGTTGCTGCCAATATGACGAGCGCGCTTTCTACAAGTTTGGGCGTGGGGTGCGCGTTACCGTAGGCTCGGGTGTGCATGTGTATAGAAGTGGTGGTTGCGACTTGATTTGACTGTTGCCAGTTTAAAAAAATGGTTGGCAGAACAAGTTGAATACTTGATGTACAAATCTTATCGCACCAAGCCAGTGTTTTTTAATGCCCGAACTACGGACAGATGAGTGTGACCCCTTTGGCTTAAAGGAGTTCGTGCATTGTCTCTGGTGTGTTCAATATCAGCTCAGCGCTAAACGGCGCTGCCAAATGCAATTGAACCGATTGCTTTAGTTCGTTGCGTTTGGAGCGGCGTGCTTTGCTCGCATAAGTTTTAACATTCGTAGCAAGGCCTCTCTTGTTACAGACGCATTTTTTTATGAAATGAATTAGTGGAAATTGCCGTCGAGAAGAACTTAAGCTAGTTCAGCTATTTACCTTTTGCTGCGTGACGTTGAAAGTAAGACTACTGCTGTAGTGCTATTGCAAGTCGTCGATAGTGACTGGTTTAGATGGCGCAATCGTAAGACTACTTATTAATACTTGGGTGGCTTGATCACGACATCTAAACCTGCTGCGACCGTCAACGCCACGAATCCCGATGTGCCATGAGAATTTTCAGTCGGATCGATGTGACCTTTAAATCTTTTTCAGCCAAACGCTTGAGCATGACTGGCAACAATTGGCGAATTTTTGCTGCGGCTGCGCTGCCGCTGACTAATAAACACCAACTCCCGCCGTCGATAGGGCCGGCCTTCACGGAAGGGCGTAGCGCTTGTGGGATGAGCGACTCAATCGCGCTAAGCCTGGCGTTGGACTCTTTAACTAGCGCGGCTAGGTGACCTAGGCTGGGGGACTTTTGTACGGCTTGGTGGGCCGTCATCACTTGCATGGCGGCGCCGGTCTTGCCGGGGCGAATGTAGCTGTTCATGGCAGTGGGTTTTGACCGGCTTGGATCACAAAGGGTTTATAAATAATTTGAGGCATTTCATTATCATGGATTGGTCTTTCAAGCTCGCTTCTTGCTTCTTGCTTCTTCTTGCTGATCCGTGCCGTGCCATACCGATTTTTGCCTCGCCTAGTGAAGACGTTTATGCCGCGTGAGCGAGCTGCTAGCCTTTCAAGCCGCGTGACGTCGCGGTGGTGCTGGTCTTGAGTTGTTTATTATTTACTTGTTCTTAACGTTGTCTTTGCTGAAAGAGGGCAATAAAAAGTTATTTGCGGCAACTATGCATCTACCTTGGGCAAAGCGGTGCTGCGCAGAAGGTTAAACTCCCACGATATTGCAGACGCTTGAACTTTGACGTGCTGCCCATACCTGAATCGAATCAATAAGGGATTTCGGCCGCGTTGTTAGCTCGGGGAGCTGCAAGGCGGTCTTGCATTTATGGCCTCCAACATTCTCACTTCAATCTTTGGCAGCCGCAACGACAGGCTGCTTAAAACATACCGTAAAACCATTGAGCGTATAAACGCGCTCGAACCTCAGTACGAGTTGCTCACGGACGACGAGTTGCGCGGTAAGACCGCTGAGTTTAAGGGCCGGGTAGGCGCTGGTGAGACGCTTGACGCGATTCTTCCTGAGGCCTTCGCTTTGGTGCGGGAAGGCAGTAAGCGCAGCATGAAAATGCGGCACTTCGACGTGCAAATGCTGGGCGGCATGTCGCTTCACCATGGCAAGATTTCTGAGATGGGTACGGGCGAAGGTAAGACTTTAACGTCAACCCTGCCGGTCTTTCTCAATGCACTGACCGGCAAGGGCGTGCATGTGGTGACGGTTAATGACTATTTAGCCAGTCGAGATGCGCGCTGGATGGGGCGTCTTTACAGCTTTTTGGGCATGACAGTGGGTATCAACCTGCCGAGCGTGTCACGTGAGGAAAAGCAAGCGGCTTACCAAGCCGACATCACTTACGGCACGAATAACGAATACGGTTTTGACTATCTTAGGGACAATATGGTCTACGAAGTGGCCGACCGCGTTCAGCGCGGTTTGAACTTCGCCATCATTGACGAGGTGGATTCGATTTTGATCGACGAGGCGCGCACGCCACTCATCATTAGCGGACAAGCTGAAGACAATACCGAGATGTATCTGGCCATGAACAAGGTCGTGCCCACCCTTACGCTGCAAGAAGGCGAAGCCGATCCACGTACTGGCGAAGGTGTGACCAAGCCGGGTGACTTCACCCTCGACGAGAAAACCCAGCAGGTGTTTTTGACCGAACAAGGTCACGAAAATGCTGAGGGCATACTCTATAAGCTAGGCCTGATACCCGAAGGCGCCACGCTTTATGACCCGTCGAATATTTCGCTGGTCCACCATCTTTACGCCGCGCTGCGCGCCAATCACCTGTATCACCGCGACCAACACTATGTGGTGCAAGACGGCGAGATCGTGATTGTGGATGAATTTACTGGGCGCTTAATGTCTGGTCGGCGCTGGAGCGACGGTCTACACCAAGCAGTTGAAGCCAAGGAAGGCGTCGCCATTCAGGCTGAGAACCAGACGCTGGCGTCGATTACTTTTCAGAACTATTTCCGCCTCTACGCCAAGCTCTCGGGCATGACCGGTACGGCTGATACTGAAGCTTATGAGTTTGCTGAAATCTACGGTTTAGAGACCACTGTGATTCCGCCTAACCGCAAAAGTCAGCGTGGCGATCAGTTAGATCGCGTCTACAAAACCACCAAAGAAAAATACGACGCAGCGATCACGGATATACGCGAATGCTACGAGCGTGGCCAGCCAGTTCTGGTGGGTACGACCTCGATTGAAAATTCGGAAATCATTGATGAGTTACTGATTAAGGCCAACTTGCCGCATCAGGTGCTCAACGCCAAGCAACACGCACGCGAGGCGGATATCATCGCCCAAGCCGGTCGTTCCGGCATGATCACCATCGCCACCAACATGGCTGGCCGCGGCACTGATATTGTGTTGGGCGGTAATCTTGAAAAACTCACTGAGCCAGTAACGTCTGACGAATCGTTGGACGAGGCGGTAAAAGCGGCTGAAGTCGTTAAGCTAAAAGAGCAGTGGAGCGCCGAGCACGAAAAAGTCAAGGCTCTGGGTGGCCTGCGCATCATCGCGACAGAGCGGCACGAGTCGCGCCGCATCGACAACCAGTTGCGCGGCCGTTCGGGTCGTCAAGGTGACCCAGGATCTTCCCGCTTCTATCTCAGTCTTGATGATCCGTTGATGCGAATTTTTGCCGGTGACCGCGTTAAGTCCATCATGGATAGATTGAAAATGCCCGAAGGCGAGGCCATAGAAGCCGGCATCGTCACGCGCAGTATTGAGTCGGCCCAGCGAAAAGTTGAAGCGCGCAACTTTGATACCCGCAAGCAATTGCTGGAGTACGACGACGTTGCCAATGACCAGCGCAAGGTGATCTACCAGCAGCGCAACGACATCATGGATGCCAGTAGTTTGCGCGAGCAAATCTCCTCCTTGCGTGAAGGCTGTTTTATCGACTTGACGCGCCAGTACGTGCCTTTTGAAAGCGTTGAAGAGCAGTGGGATATTGCCGGCCTAGAACGCGTCTTGCGCGATGAATGGCAGATAGTGCTGGAACTCGCCGACGAGATTGAAGGCTCTAGCGTGATCACTGATGAGGACATCTTAGAAAAAGTCGATAAGGCTGCGAATGCAGCGTTCGATGCCAAGGTTGCCGCTATCGGCGAAGAAAACTTTTTGCAGTTCGAACGCATAGTGCTGCTGCAAAGTATAGACACCCATTGGCGCGAACACCTGAGCTCGCTCGACTATCTGCGCAAAGGCATACATCTGCGCGGCTACGCGCAAAAGCAGCCCAAGCAGGAATACAAACGCGAAGCTTTTGAGCTTTTCGGCCAGTTGCTTGACAGCGTTAAAAACGATGTAACCAAGATTTTGATGACGGTCAAAGTGCAGTCGGCTGACGAGTTAGGTCAAGCTGCTGCGGCAATGGAAAACCGTGCTGAAAACATGTTTAACGTCAGCTATAGCGCGCCTAACGAAGACGGCGATGCGCAAATTCAAGATGAAGACGACCCACGTCAAAAGCCGCTGCCCGTGGGTACGCCAACTGTCGGCCGCAACGAGGCTTGCCCTTGCGGCTCGGGCAAGAAGTTCAAGCAGTGCCACGGCAAGCTTAATTAAAATTTAAAACTTAAAAAATCGGCCGCACTTGCGGCCTTTTTAATTCTGGAGCATCTCTATGGCTGTCAACCTCATCGCCACGCCTGCCGCCAATCTTTATCCCGTTGCCGGTCTGCGCTGGGGCATTACCCAAGCCGGTATCCGTAAAGCGGATAGGAAAGACCTCGCCGTGCTGTTGTTAGACCCCGGCGCATCGGTCGGTGCAGTCTTCACACAAAATCGTTTTTGTGCGGCACCAGTACAAATTTGCCGTGAGCATTTGGCGCAAAATAACGGCGCTAGCCACGGCATACAAGCCATGCTAATTAATACTGGCAATGCCAATGCTGGCACGGGCGCAGATGGTCTGGCGCGCGCACATGCCTGCTGTATTGCGCTGGCGCGGGCGCTCAATTTGTCGCCTGAACAAGTCTTGCCTTTTTCGACCGGTGTGATCATGGAGCCGCTGCCGAATGACCGCATCGCCGCCGGACTTGACGCAGCCCTTGCGGACGCCAAGTTAGACAACTGGGCCAACGCAGCCGAAGCCATCATGACCACAGACACGGTGGCCAAGGCTTTTTCGCGGCGTATCACGTTGGCGGGTAAAACCGTGACGATTACCGGCATCAGCAAAGGCGCTGGCATGATACGGCCGAATATGGCCACCATGCTGGGCTTTTTGGCGACCGATGCTTGCATTGACCAACGCTTGATGGCGCAGTTGGCTAAAAAGCTGGCGGAGGGATCTTTTAATCGTGTGACGATTGATGGCGACACCTCAACCAACGATTCCTTTGTGGTGATCGCTACCAATCAAGCCGAACACGCCAGCATCACTTCGCTCGACAGCCAAGACGGTCAAGCCCTGTTTGCCGCCATGCTCGATATCGCCAAGCAACTGGCCCAAGCGATTGTGCGCGACGGCGAAGGCGCGACCAAATTCATCACCGTAGCGGTTGAAGGCGGCAAAACCGAAGCGGAATGCCGATTGGTAGCCTACGCCATCGCCCATTCACCGTTGGTGAAAACTGCATTTTTTGCCAGTGATCCCAATCTCGGCCGAATTCTGGCCGCCGTCGGCTATGCCGGGATTGATGATTTAGACCAGACCAAAATCGACCTTTATTTGGATGATGTGTTGGTCGCTAAAGACGGTGGCCGTTTCATTGATTACCAAGAAGCTGATGGCCAGCGTGTGATGGCGCAAAGTGAAATTAACGTGCGCGTGCTACTAGGCCGCGGCCAAGCCAGTGACACGGTGTGGACTT includes:
- a CDS encoding GtrA family protein — translated: MINFFNKLSPAYREPLIFGVIGIANTLLHSVTVISLMEKALTTSIPANIIGFGLANTFSFFANSFFTYKRRPSLFLYWRFLLVSLLSLALTVFFAALAQAMGWHYLVGLALVMLLGPVLTFLLHKAYAFGQTP
- a CDS encoding glycosyltransferase family 2 protein encodes the protein MTTLVSLIAPFYNEAAGTKIFFERVAAVFSKLPDYRFEIIAINDGSRDATLDALIDAREHYGYVHIVDFSRNFGKEAALTAGLERASGDAVIPIDTDLQHPPELIIEMLTKWREGAEVVLARRKSRATDGRIQKLSANFFYQIHNLISDIDIPPNVGDFRLLDRKVVVILKQLPESRRFMKGLFAWVGFRSVTIDYDVEPRLQGASSFNFWKLWNFALEGITSFSTAPLRIWTYLGVFSSAIALLYASIIIIKTLVYGVDVPGYASLMVAVLFFGGVQLIGIGVLGEYIGRIYSEVKRRPVYVVRQEHPIDD
- a CDS encoding DUF6311 domain-containing protein, producing the protein MHTRAYGNAHPTPKLVESALVILAATLFFLYVFGWQILDPKATAWMLSGDPAQHYLGWQFFRNESWQFPPGRILGLGIPDGTALAFTDAIPLLALLLKPFSTWLPNTFQYFGAWMLACYVLIGFFGLRLLATLTDRTWLRLMGAGFFILSPPLLFRGHGHESLMAHWLLIAGIDTYLRGWSWPRWLTWSAIAALSHPYLLLMVLGLLAASAVSALQVKRDKTLMQLLRETTGIFAVVIGLLWSAGSFSGQGGLAAEGYGYFSMNILSLFDPIFSASRFLTQNTFNEDFNPFGQYEGFLYLGAGMIVLAAVAFALQLSAVEPTLKPLLKKYWPLIVVVTLFWILALSNKVMLGNIHLVTFPLPQFLIKILSIFRASGRLGWPLFYLLNFVIIAILIRKLPYRAALVVIGAGLLLQFTDQSKKYHELNGLMSQRMAWQTPLKDQQWAQLASAAKRLIVIPPHPPMEKIYIPFANLAAHHHLATNAAHLARTSTASTETYIEGEANRLADGHYDPKTLYVFPEIAGLKYVPLNYRSKVIELDGRFVLPAGLLN
- the secA gene encoding preprotein translocase subunit SecA; protein product: MASNILTSIFGSRNDRLLKTYRKTIERINALEPQYELLTDDELRGKTAEFKGRVGAGETLDAILPEAFALVREGSKRSMKMRHFDVQMLGGMSLHHGKISEMGTGEGKTLTSTLPVFLNALTGKGVHVVTVNDYLASRDARWMGRLYSFLGMTVGINLPSVSREEKQAAYQADITYGTNNEYGFDYLRDNMVYEVADRVQRGLNFAIIDEVDSILIDEARTPLIISGQAEDNTEMYLAMNKVVPTLTLQEGEADPRTGEGVTKPGDFTLDEKTQQVFLTEQGHENAEGILYKLGLIPEGATLYDPSNISLVHHLYAALRANHLYHRDQHYVVQDGEIVIVDEFTGRLMSGRRWSDGLHQAVEAKEGVAIQAENQTLASITFQNYFRLYAKLSGMTGTADTEAYEFAEIYGLETTVIPPNRKSQRGDQLDRVYKTTKEKYDAAITDIRECYERGQPVLVGTTSIENSEIIDELLIKANLPHQVLNAKQHAREADIIAQAGRSGMITIATNMAGRGTDIVLGGNLEKLTEPVTSDESLDEAVKAAEVVKLKEQWSAEHEKVKALGGLRIIATERHESRRIDNQLRGRSGRQGDPGSSRFYLSLDDPLMRIFAGDRVKSIMDRLKMPEGEAIEAGIVTRSIESAQRKVEARNFDTRKQLLEYDDVANDQRKVIYQQRNDIMDASSLREQISSLREGCFIDLTRQYVPFESVEEQWDIAGLERVLRDEWQIVLELADEIEGSSVITDEDILEKVDKAANAAFDAKVAAIGEENFLQFERIVLLQSIDTHWREHLSSLDYLRKGIHLRGYAQKQPKQEYKREAFELFGQLLDSVKNDVTKILMTVKVQSADELGQAAAAMENRAENMFNVSYSAPNEDGDAQIQDEDDPRQKPLPVGTPTVGRNEACPCGSGKKFKQCHGKLN
- the argJ gene encoding bifunctional glutamate N-acetyltransferase/amino-acid acetyltransferase ArgJ; amino-acid sequence: MAVNLIATPAANLYPVAGLRWGITQAGIRKADRKDLAVLLLDPGASVGAVFTQNRFCAAPVQICREHLAQNNGASHGIQAMLINTGNANAGTGADGLARAHACCIALARALNLSPEQVLPFSTGVIMEPLPNDRIAAGLDAALADAKLDNWANAAEAIMTTDTVAKAFSRRITLAGKTVTITGISKGAGMIRPNMATMLGFLATDACIDQRLMAQLAKKLAEGSFNRVTIDGDTSTNDSFVVIATNQAEHASITSLDSQDGQALFAAMLDIAKQLAQAIVRDGEGATKFITVAVEGGKTEAECRLVAYAIAHSPLVKTAFFASDPNLGRILAAVGYAGIDDLDQTKIDLYLDDVLVAKDGGRFIDYQEADGQRVMAQSEINVRVLLGRGQASDTVWTCDLSYDYVKINADYRS